A single region of the Myripristis murdjan chromosome 3, fMyrMur1.1, whole genome shotgun sequence genome encodes:
- the itga11a gene encoding integrin alpha-11a: MEYYYCFLLLWICSQRLGIHDCFNIDTKNYRVIKGPKQAQFGYTVQQHVAAGGEKWLLVGAPYEMNGPYQTGDIYKCSLSKRTNGNGCSKLNLGRISLTNVSERKDKMRLGMTLTSNPKDNSFVACGPLWSYECGSSYYSTGICSRVNASFKFSRTIAPAFQRCETYMDIVIVLDGSNSIYPWYEVQAFLINILQKFYIGPGQIQVGVVQYGEKVVHEFQLSDYKSVEEVVKRARSIDQRGGEETNTALGINVARSEAFKQGGRRGAKKVMIVITDGESHDSPDLQQAIEDSEKDGITRYAIAVLGYYNRRGINPEAFLNEIKYIASDPDDKHFFNVTDESALKDIVDALGERIFSLEGTSKNGTAFGLQMSQAGFSSHNLEDGTLVGAVGAYDWNGAVLKETRQGKVVPPKSSYTQEFPEELKNHGAYLGYTVTSVVSARNGRLLVAGAPRFNHTGKVIIFTLKNSGNLTILHSLKGQQIGSYYGSEIAPVDIDGDGVTDNLLVAAPMFFSGGLEKGKVYIYRVTELNRFILEGSLEIHNGGQNARFGSSLAPVPDLNGDGFNDLVVGAPLEDDHKGAIYVFFSQHNRILRKYKQRIAAADLAPGLQYFGRSIHGKIDMNEDGLVDLAVGSLGAAVLLWSRSVVRIYANVRFEPNKVNIFVKDCQRGGKDVTCMSAIVCLNVTARTAIPPTQEIAIKYNVSIAERRFNPRAILDNPDKLQPHNLTLLPGEETCEHIYFHVMETTDYARPIVFAAQVGLQDPDQGPILDESWPTVVRTELPFWNGCDEDDRCIPDLALQSMTDLMTRNQFCKQAIHSRGAFCRRASEGGMEGSQRVLEGNRRRMIVDARLENKGENAYGARLNITYTPNLRFSSLIIKDNSDIKIECFSVDKLRNERICNVSAPFMRAKTQVSFRLELEFSRSVFLEHVRVILEASSDGEEMSSADNINDIYYSLKYEADLLFTRDSNPTRYEIKSELSLEEPGVIGPPFNFTFQIQNLGFFPVKDLQLNIEIPEMTKNGNQLLQISDFSIDQRDGTHCIPPQHVAQSRASPEDLSRFSRLNRSNTLTLPIQCTVNLASYREVAVRITGTLRIDALHALKFKILELVTSASVELPSSSPMFLHEERPVRHITLEIRKEGDYRIPIWIIIGSTLGGLLLLALLSLALWKLGFFQRQKRRDEDEQEVNGKVAEER, from the exons GTTATTAGTGGGAGCACCATATGAAATGAACGGCCCCTACCAGACGGGCGATATTTATAAATGTTCACTGAGCAAAAGAACTAATGGCAATGGCTGCTCCAAGCTCAATCTAG GAAGGATATCTTTGACCAATGTATCAGAGCGAAAAGATAAGATGAGGCTGGGAATGACTCTCACGTCTAACCCCAAAGACAACAGCTTTGTG GCCTGTGGGCCATTATGGTCCTATGAGTGCGGCAGCTCTTACTACAGCACTGGCATCTGCTCCAGGGTCAACGCGAGCTTTAAGTTCTCAAGAACCATTGCTCCTGCCTTTCAGA GATGTGAGACCTACATGGATATAGTGATCGTTCTGGATGGTTCTAACTCCATCTACCCTTGGTATGAGGTGCAAGCTTTCCTCATCAACATCCTGCAGAAGTTCTATATTGGACCAGGTCAGATACAG GTTGGGGTAGTTCAGTATGGTGAGAAGGTGGTGCATGAATTCCAGCTCAGTGACTACAAATCTGTTGAGGAAGTCGTGAAGAGAGCACGCAGTATTGACCAGAGGGGCGGAGAGGAGACGAACACAGCTCTTGGCATCAATGTAGCACG CTCAGAGGCTTTCAAACAAGGAGGTCGGCGAGGTGCCAAGAAGGTGATGATAGTGATAACAGATGGAGAGTCACATGACAGTCCAGATCTCCAGCAGGCCATTGAGGACAGTGAGAAGGACGGCATCACCCGCTACGCCATTGCT GTCCTTGGCTACTACAACCGTAGAGGAATCAACCCTGAGGCCTTCCTCAATGAAATCAAGTACATTGCCAGCGACCCAGATGACAAGCACTTCTTTAATGTGACGGATGAGTCAGCTTTGAAGGATATTGTGGATGCTCTTGGAGAACGCATCTTCAGTTTGGAAG GAACCAGCAAGAATGGGACCGCGTTTGGCCTCCAGATGTCCCAGGCTGGGTTTTCTTCACACAACTTAGAG GACGGGACTCTGGTGGGTGCTGTGGGGGCTTATGACTGGAATGGAGCGGTGCTGAAGGAGACCCGACAGGGGAAAGTGGTCCCTCCCAAGTCTTCCTACACACAGGAGTTCCCTGAGGAGCTCAAGAACCACGGCGCCTACCTGG GTTACACTGTGACCTCTGTGGTGTCAGCCAGAAATGGTCGTCTGCTTGTAGCTGGAGCCCCACGCTTTAACCACACAGGCAaagtcatcatcttcaccttgAAGAACTCTGGCAACCTGACCATCCTGCACTCCCTTAAAGGCCAGCAG ATTGGCTCCTACTACGGCAGTGAGATTGCACCTGTGGATATAGATGGAGATGGCGTGACCGACAATCTTTTGGTGGCAGCCCCCATGTTCTTCAGCGGAGGCTTGGAGAAGGGCAAGGTCTACATCtacagagtgacagagctg AATCGTTTCATCCTGGAAGGGTCACTGGAGATTCATAACGGAGGCCAGAATGCCCGGTTTGGCTCATCACTAGCTCCTGTCCCTGACCTAAATGGGGATGGCTTCAACGATTTGGTGGTGGGAGCTCCACTGGAAGATGACCACAAAGGAGCCATTTATGTCTTCTTCAGCCAGCACAACAGGATACTACGGAAATACAAACAG AGGATAGCAGCAGCGGACTTGGCTCCTGGCCTGCAGTACTTTGGCCGTAGCATCCATGGCAAAATAGACATGAACGAGGATGGTTTAGTGGACTTGGCAGTAGGTTCCCTTGGTGCTGCTGTTCTCCTCTG GTCACGCAGTGTTGTCCGGATATACGCCAATGTCAGGTTTGAGCCCAACAAGGTCAACATCTTTGTGAAGGACTGTCAGCGAGGTGGCAAAGACGTGACCTGCATGTCAGCCATAGTTTGTCTCAACGTCACCGCCAGGACAGCCATTCCTCCTACACAGGAAATTG CAATTAAATACAACGTTTCCATTGCGGAGCGGCGCTTCAACCCTCGGGCCATTCTGGACAACCCTGACAAGCTGCAGCCTCACAACCTGACTCTCCTCCCTGGAGAGGAGACCTGCGAACACATTTACTTCCATGTCATG GAGACCACAGACTATGCAAGGCCCATAGTGTTTGCTGCACAAGTTGGGCTGCAGGATCCCGACCAGGGACCTATTCTGGACGAAAGCTGGCCGACTGTTGTAAGAACTGAG cTGCCTTTCTGGAACGGCTGCGATGAGGATGACCGCTGCATACCAGACCTAGCGCTGCAGAGTATGACTGACCTGATGACCCGAAa TCAGTTCTGCAAGCAGGCCATACACTCCCGTGGTGCGTTCTGCCGCCGTGCAAgtgagggagggatggaaggatcCCAGCGGGTGTTGGagggaaacaggaggaggatgatAGTGGACGCCCGACTGGAGAACAAAGGAGAGAACGCCTACGGTGCTCGCCTCAACATCACCTACACACCCAACCTGCGCTTCTCCAGCCTCATAATCAAG GACAACTCTGACATCAAGATAGAATGTTTCAGCGTGGACAAACTGAGGAATGAGAGAATCTGCAATGTCAGCGCACCGTTCATGAGGGCCAAAACTCAG GTGTCATTTCGTCTGGAGTTGGAATTCAGCCGTTCTGTCTTCCTAGAGCATGTGAGAGTCATCCTTGAGGCCAGCAG CGACGGGGAGGAGATGAGCTCGGCAGATAATATCAACGACATCTATTACTCACTGAAATATGAGGCCGACCTTCTGTTCACCAG GGATTCTAATCCGACACGATATGAGATCAAATCAGAACTGTCACTAGAGGAGCCTGGAGTCATCGGCCCTCCATTCAACTTCACTTTCCAG ATCCAGAACCTTGGCTTCTTTCCAGTAAAAGATCTGCAGCTAAATATAGAAATcccagaaatgacaaaaaatggcAACCAGCTTCTGCAGATATCAGACTTCAGTATTGACCAG AGAGATGGTACCCACTGTATCCCGCCTCAGCACGTGGCACAGAGCAGGGCATCACCTGAGGACCTGTCCCGCTTCTCCCGCCTG AACCGATCCAACACCCTAACTCTGCCTATCCAATGCACTGTCAACCTGGCCTCCTACAGAGAAGTCGCTGTCAGAATCACAGGGACGCTACGAATAGATGCCCTCCATGCG CTGAAGTTCAAGATCCTGGAGCTTGTAACCAGTGCGTCAGTGGAGCTCCCCTCCTCTAGCCCCATGTTTTTACATGAGGAACGGCCCGTCAGACAT ATAACCCTGGAGATCAGGAAGGAGGGAGATTACAGAATCCCTATCTGGATTATCATAGGTAGTACTCTGGGAGGACTCCTGCTGTTAGCCCTGCTCAGTCTTGCTCTATGGAAG CTGGGCTTCTTTcagaggcagaagaggagagatgaggatgAGCAGGAGGTAAACGGGAAAGTGGCTGAAGAGCGGTAA